One segment of Rhodothermus bifroesti DNA contains the following:
- a CDS encoding cytochrome c oxidase subunit I: MSGLLLSGIYDAAGFRTCPVTGLRLHQSVERYVKLFALTAVAALLVGGISAIFVALTRWEVIGLATPPAFYKWLSIHAWNLLIFWMVFMEVAILYIGGPLVLGRPLPLPKLAGVGYAVMLASALLINHAIATTEAPDNAPLLTSYVPLPSPALFYLGAILFIVGVIIAALPFFVSIWQEKQEFPNRTLPLVTFGAFITAIIALEALLGGLITYVPTLLWRIGLIEHLDAAWYRQMYWIIGHGSQQINLAAMITVWYFLTHVVGGAEVVSERLSRVAFVLYLFFINMGAAHHLLADPGIHTSWKHWNTSYAVYGAVLASMIHAFAIPAGLEAGRRKRGFGRQGLFGWLWSAPWGNPVFSATALGIILFGFIGGISGVVMGQTQVNLTWHNTLAVPGHFHGTVVLGTTLTFMGLVYFALPVLFHRDLVLKPLARLQPYFYAVAMGLATIMMIYLGLLYGVPRRHPSVMSFPGTDFSFAAASPLFAIFGIAAIFALIGGASFLLIAAGSLLFGKRVDNPALVMPPLISGGVDDKPIHQYSMQGTFTLTLIFLAVFIIIYVLNWYLLGRLWAIG; encoded by the coding sequence ATGTCTGGCCTGCTACTTTCTGGAATCTACGACGCAGCAGGGTTTCGTACCTGTCCGGTAACAGGTCTGCGGTTGCATCAGAGCGTCGAGCGTTATGTTAAGTTGTTTGCCCTGACGGCTGTTGCAGCATTGCTGGTTGGTGGCATTTCGGCCATTTTTGTGGCGCTCACGCGCTGGGAGGTAATCGGCCTAGCTACGCCCCCGGCCTTTTATAAATGGCTCAGCATCCACGCCTGGAATTTGCTCATTTTCTGGATGGTCTTCATGGAGGTGGCCATTTTGTACATTGGAGGGCCGTTGGTATTGGGCCGCCCGCTGCCGTTACCCAAACTGGCCGGGGTCGGCTATGCAGTAATGTTGGCATCGGCTTTACTGATCAATCATGCGATTGCCACTACGGAAGCGCCCGACAATGCGCCGCTTTTGACCTCTTATGTGCCCTTACCTTCTCCAGCTTTGTTTTACTTGGGTGCGATTCTATTTATTGTTGGTGTGATTATCGCAGCGTTGCCGTTTTTTGTCAGCATCTGGCAAGAGAAGCAGGAATTCCCAAATCGAACGTTGCCGCTGGTCACCTTTGGGGCCTTTATCACGGCGATTATTGCCTTGGAGGCATTATTAGGCGGCCTGATCACCTACGTACCTACGTTGCTTTGGCGCATTGGGCTCATTGAACACCTCGATGCGGCCTGGTACCGCCAGATGTACTGGATCATTGGGCATGGTAGCCAGCAGATCAACCTGGCGGCGATGATTACGGTTTGGTACTTTTTAACGCATGTGGTGGGAGGTGCTGAAGTGGTCAGTGAACGGCTTTCACGGGTGGCGTTCGTGCTGTATCTGTTCTTTATCAACATGGGTGCAGCCCATCACCTGCTGGCCGATCCGGGCATTCATACCAGCTGGAAGCATTGGAACACCTCCTACGCGGTCTACGGAGCAGTGCTGGCCAGTATGATTCATGCTTTTGCTATCCCGGCGGGGTTGGAAGCTGGCCGGCGTAAGCGGGGCTTTGGAAGGCAAGGCTTGTTTGGATGGCTTTGGTCAGCACCTTGGGGGAATCCGGTCTTTTCGGCCACAGCGCTAGGCATCATTTTGTTTGGCTTTATTGGAGGGATTTCGGGCGTGGTGATGGGTCAAACGCAAGTTAACTTGACCTGGCACAACACGTTGGCGGTGCCTGGTCATTTTCACGGAACGGTAGTCCTGGGCACCACGCTAACCTTTATGGGGCTGGTCTATTTTGCCCTGCCGGTTCTTTTCCATCGGGACCTGGTGCTCAAACCGCTGGCGCGCCTTCAGCCTTATTTCTACGCTGTAGCCATGGGGCTGGCCACAATTATGATGATTTACCTGGGCCTGCTCTATGGCGTGCCGCGGCGCCACCCTTCGGTAATGAGCTTCCCAGGTACGGACTTCAGCTTTGCTGCAGCCTCGCCCCTGTTCGCTATCTTTGGCATAGCCGCCATTTTTGCTCTTATTGGTGGAGCTAGCTTTTTGCTGATTGCTGCAGGTTCTTTGCTTTTCGGAAAGCGCGTTGACAATCCTGCCCTTGTAATGCCGCCGCTGATTTCCGGAGGCGTCGACGACAAGCCCATTCATCAGTACTCCATGCAAGGGACTTTTACGCTAACGCTTATTTTCCTGGCGGTATTCATAATCATCTATGTGCTAAACTGGTACCTGCTAGGTCGCCTGTGGGCAATCGGCTGA
- a CDS encoding cytochrome C oxidase subunit II — MSSPLKPLEQHWWSIPASRYEKLWVWISAVWGVVLFGWMVAWSFIGHQNQHGPTYRIDPMAYRSKLIAYREASVSTAQGLRPAGEDVYLAAMRYGFDGLPVVLKAGKTYRFHLSSYDVQHGLSIRPEHALSKQITLQLLPGYEWVIPMRFDEPGIYRVICNEFCGLGHQVMQGVFIVEE; from the coding sequence ATGAGTTCTCCGCTAAAGCCTTTAGAGCAGCACTGGTGGTCGATTCCTGCCAGTCGTTATGAAAAGCTCTGGGTCTGGATCAGTGCGGTGTGGGGGGTGGTCTTGTTTGGCTGGATGGTGGCCTGGAGTTTTATTGGGCACCAGAACCAACATGGCCCAACGTACCGCATTGATCCCATGGCTTACCGGAGCAAGCTGATTGCTTATCGTGAAGCCAGCGTATCCACAGCGCAAGGATTACGTCCTGCTGGCGAGGATGTCTACCTCGCGGCTATGCGGTATGGATTTGATGGCTTGCCGGTTGTGCTCAAGGCAGGGAAAACTTACCGCTTTCATCTCAGCAGCTATGATGTGCAGCATGGGCTTTCTATTCGGCCAGAGCATGCCTTAAGCAAGCAGATTACGCTGCAGCTGCTGCCTGGTTATGAGTGGGTGATTCCGATGCGGTTCGATGAGCCAGGAATCTATCGCGTGATTTGCAACGAGTTTTGCGGCCTTGGGCATCAAGTCATGCAAGGTGTTTTCATTGTGGAGGAATGA
- a CDS encoding AraC family transcriptional regulator has product MHNREALQAQAYREELVERICQMVPQDGGCEPLNGLSFFRISTPTELYHSLFEPAFCVIAQGSKEVLVGSRRYRYDPYHYLIATLELPVASHVVEASAERPYLSLRLALDPRLVSAVMIESGYIPSPDGAEASAFEVNPLGLPLLEAVVRLARLAAVPNEAPVLMPLITREIIFRLLQDGQGARLRHLVMLSGQHHRITQAIQQIRATFDRSLHIERLAQTLGMSVSAFYAHFKAVTGMSPLQFQKRLRLQEARRLLLIEGLDVATTAYRVGYNDAAHFSRDYKRLFGIPPMQDSKRQAFRLHTTSPST; this is encoded by the coding sequence ATGCACAACCGTGAGGCGCTGCAAGCTCAGGCCTACCGGGAAGAGCTGGTTGAGCGCATTTGCCAGATGGTTCCCCAAGATGGGGGGTGCGAGCCGCTCAACGGCCTGAGCTTTTTCCGAATTTCTACCCCTACGGAGCTCTACCACAGTCTTTTTGAACCGGCTTTTTGCGTGATCGCGCAGGGCAGCAAGGAGGTTTTGGTAGGCAGCCGGCGCTATCGGTATGATCCTTATCATTACTTGATTGCTACTCTAGAGCTTCCGGTAGCCAGCCACGTTGTGGAAGCTTCGGCAGAGCGGCCCTACCTGAGCCTTCGCCTTGCGCTTGATCCCCGCTTGGTTAGCGCCGTCATGATTGAGTCTGGCTATATCCCCTCGCCAGACGGAGCCGAAGCATCGGCTTTCGAAGTGAATCCGCTGGGTCTGCCCCTGCTGGAAGCGGTGGTGCGGCTTGCGCGATTGGCAGCAGTGCCAAACGAAGCGCCCGTTTTAATGCCTCTGATTACGCGCGAAATTATCTTTCGGCTGCTTCAAGATGGGCAAGGAGCCCGGCTACGCCATCTGGTAATGCTTAGCGGTCAGCATCACCGCATTACGCAAGCCATCCAACAAATTCGAGCTACTTTTGACCGATCGCTGCACATTGAACGGCTTGCCCAAACGCTGGGCATGAGCGTTTCCGCTTTTTATGCACACTTTAAGGCAGTCACGGGCATGAGCCCACTGCAATTCCAGAAACGGCTGCGCCTCCAAGAGGCGCGACGCCTCCTTCTCATAGAAGGGTTAGACGTGGCCACGACTGCCTATCGCGTAGGCTACAACGACGCTGCTCACTTTAGCCGGGACTATAAAAGGCTTTTTGGAATTCCGCCCATGCAAGATAGCAAAAGACAGGCCTTTAGACTACACACCACATCCCCTAGCACTTGA
- a CDS encoding zinc-dependent alcohol dehydrogenase family protein: protein MRATVLFGPRDVRVVRVPDPQICEPTDAIIRVVVACICGSDLWPYRGIDVVPETGRSMGHEAIGVVEDVGAAVARVKRGDVVLMPFAFSDGSCTFCHEGLHTACLHGGFFGYTPGIGGAQAEAVRIPFADGTLYKVPVSENDTVLLPHLLTLTDVMGTGYHAAVTARVGPGKIAAIIGDGAVGLCSVIAAKRLGAERILLLGHHLDRIALAQEFGATDLVTEQGEAAVERIRELTGGLGAHAVLECVGTEEAIETAVQIVRPGGAIGRVGVPHYAGMPAGLTFFKNVTVAGGPAPTRAYMDALLPDLLEGRLQPGRVFDLSLPLDQVAEGYRAMDERRAIKVLLKP, encoded by the coding sequence ATGCGTGCGACGGTTCTTTTTGGCCCACGTGATGTGCGTGTTGTACGGGTTCCTGATCCCCAGATCTGTGAGCCAACGGATGCAATCATCCGGGTGGTTGTGGCGTGCATTTGCGGCAGTGATTTATGGCCTTATCGGGGAATTGATGTGGTGCCAGAGACAGGGCGGTCGATGGGGCATGAGGCCATTGGGGTGGTAGAGGATGTGGGTGCTGCGGTAGCGCGGGTGAAACGGGGCGATGTAGTGCTAATGCCTTTTGCCTTTTCTGATGGCAGCTGCACCTTTTGCCACGAAGGACTACACACCGCTTGCCTGCATGGAGGCTTCTTTGGATACACCCCAGGTATAGGGGGAGCACAGGCTGAAGCCGTACGCATTCCTTTTGCAGATGGTACGCTTTACAAGGTGCCGGTAAGCGAAAACGACACCGTGCTTTTACCCCATCTCCTTACCCTGACAGACGTGATGGGTACGGGCTACCATGCAGCAGTCACGGCGCGCGTCGGTCCAGGGAAAATTGCGGCTATTATTGGCGATGGTGCTGTAGGACTGTGTAGCGTTATTGCAGCCAAGCGGCTGGGGGCTGAGCGTATCCTCTTGCTGGGGCACCATTTGGACCGGATCGCATTGGCTCAGGAATTTGGTGCTACAGACCTTGTAACCGAGCAGGGTGAAGCAGCCGTGGAGCGCATACGCGAACTGACCGGAGGTCTCGGTGCACACGCCGTACTGGAGTGTGTGGGTACGGAAGAAGCTATAGAGACGGCAGTGCAGATTGTGCGTCCAGGTGGTGCTATCGGCCGCGTCGGCGTGCCTCACTATGCCGGCATGCCAGCAGGCCTGACCTTCTTTAAGAATGTGACCGTGGCTGGAGGTCCAGCCCCTACCCGAGCTTATATGGACGCGCTTTTGCCTGATCTGCTCGAGGGGCGTTTGCAGCCTGGACGCGTTTTCGATCTCAGTCTACCTCTAGATCAGGTGGCTGAAGGCTATCGAGCTATGGACGAGCGCCGAGCGATCAAAGTGCTGCTTAAGCCCTAA
- a CDS encoding DUF5916 domain-containing protein — MFRSGIHKLVACGAILLVNASWGQDTLRLVRLNHPVVLDGRVEEPAWEAVPPLPLVVLVPQYRMAPTERTEIRVAYDERYLYVSGRLYDSDPKGIRARTLYRDAFAGDDHFCFALDTYNDRLSAAWFCVNPAGNRIDQTIGNDGDFATINRDWNTYWDAATTQNEQGWFAEIRIPFSSLGFLDHQGRVVMGLSAYRFIARKNERHIFPDMPPTVQAFFIPVKPSRMARVLFEGIRRRTPVYVAPYSLVGRQQQAQLNTAAYNVLHDNRQEVGLDVRYSPSPSFSIDFTANTDFAQVEADDQQINLTRFPLFFPEKRQFFQERAELFEFGLGGPFNRLFHSRSIGLVEGRPIRLLGGVRMVGRMGGTDLGLLTMQTAAERELPAENFGVLRVRQRVLNPNSNVGLMLTSRIGDDGSYNVASGLDALLRLVGEEYVTLRFAHTFAKDQESVSFPKASHLLLRWERRAQGGFSYATEVVHSGAAFNPGIGFLLRRNFTAVNSQLQYLWFGGPASPLRTYTVRGTLAHFLRNEKAAVESAQLTPTLEAEFKSGNRLNVSYRANYESVLSPFAIAPQVLIPTGNYWFHELELMFISRPGVTLRPNFTLTAGQFFDGYRTAVELRPTLNASRHVELGADYSLNWIRFPNRNQKIDMHLLRLRLRFAYDVRLSLSALLQYNSVSDRFDVNMRLRYNFRDGRDLWIVYNETLHTDRKGWHPRPPLSLGRAFLVKYTHTFIW; from the coding sequence ATGTTTCGAAGCGGCATCCACAAGTTGGTTGCGTGCGGCGCAATACTGCTTGTAAATGCATCCTGGGGCCAAGATACGCTGCGCCTGGTGCGGCTTAACCATCCGGTGGTTCTCGATGGCCGCGTCGAGGAACCCGCATGGGAAGCGGTGCCTCCGCTGCCACTGGTGGTGTTGGTACCGCAGTATCGAATGGCGCCCACGGAGCGAACCGAGATTCGGGTAGCTTACGACGAGCGGTACCTATACGTCTCAGGTCGTTTGTACGACTCGGATCCGAAAGGCATCCGGGCTAGAACGCTCTACCGGGACGCTTTTGCCGGGGATGACCACTTTTGCTTTGCCTTAGACACCTACAACGACCGGCTGTCGGCTGCTTGGTTTTGCGTCAATCCGGCAGGCAATCGAATTGACCAGACCATCGGCAACGACGGAGATTTTGCTACTATAAATCGGGACTGGAACACCTATTGGGATGCTGCCACGACCCAAAATGAACAGGGATGGTTTGCAGAGATACGCATCCCGTTTTCAAGCCTTGGCTTTCTAGATCACCAAGGGCGTGTCGTTATGGGCCTGTCGGCCTATCGTTTTATTGCACGCAAGAACGAACGGCATATTTTCCCCGACATGCCCCCAACTGTCCAAGCCTTTTTCATTCCCGTTAAGCCATCACGCATGGCGCGCGTGCTGTTCGAAGGCATTCGTCGACGCACCCCCGTTTACGTGGCACCTTACAGCTTGGTGGGCAGGCAACAACAGGCACAGTTGAACACAGCAGCGTATAACGTATTGCACGACAACCGCCAGGAAGTCGGGCTAGACGTGCGCTATAGCCCTTCGCCAAGCTTTTCCATCGATTTCACAGCCAACACGGATTTTGCCCAAGTAGAAGCCGATGACCAGCAAATCAACCTGACCCGTTTCCCGCTCTTTTTCCCAGAAAAACGCCAGTTTTTCCAGGAACGCGCCGAGCTTTTTGAGTTTGGATTGGGGGGACCTTTCAATCGGCTGTTTCATTCCCGTAGCATTGGGCTTGTAGAAGGGAGGCCTATCCGTCTGCTTGGCGGGGTGCGAATGGTGGGACGTATGGGAGGCACCGATCTAGGACTGCTCACCATGCAGACCGCTGCCGAAAGGGAGTTGCCTGCAGAAAACTTTGGGGTTCTTCGGGTCCGACAACGGGTGTTGAATCCAAACTCGAACGTAGGGCTAATGCTCACCTCGCGCATAGGCGACGATGGGAGCTACAATGTCGCTTCTGGCCTAGATGCGCTGTTACGGCTTGTCGGTGAGGAATACGTCACGCTGCGGTTTGCGCATACGTTCGCAAAAGATCAGGAAAGCGTAAGCTTCCCAAAGGCTTCGCATCTGCTGCTTCGTTGGGAGCGAAGGGCTCAGGGCGGCTTTTCCTATGCAACCGAGGTGGTGCACTCTGGGGCTGCATTCAATCCAGGAATCGGCTTTCTCCTGCGACGCAACTTCACGGCAGTCAACAGCCAGCTTCAATATTTGTGGTTTGGCGGGCCGGCTTCACCCCTTCGGACCTACACGGTGCGAGGAACCCTCGCGCATTTTCTCCGCAACGAAAAAGCTGCGGTGGAATCGGCACAGTTGACCCCTACCCTGGAGGCAGAGTTCAAAAGTGGCAACCGCCTGAATGTATCCTACCGGGCCAATTATGAAAGCGTGCTTTCCCCCTTTGCTATAGCACCCCAAGTGCTCATCCCAACGGGTAACTACTGGTTTCACGAGCTCGAACTTATGTTCATCTCAAGGCCTGGGGTCACGTTACGCCCCAATTTTACCCTAACGGCTGGGCAGTTTTTTGATGGGTATCGAACGGCTGTAGAGTTACGGCCCACGCTAAACGCGTCGCGACATGTTGAGCTGGGCGCAGATTACAGTTTGAATTGGATCCGTTTCCCAAATCGGAATCAAAAGATCGACATGCATCTGTTGCGTTTGCGTTTGCGCTTTGCTTACGACGTGCGCCTGTCGCTCAGCGCGCTGTTGCAATACAACAGCGTCAGCGATCGGTTCGACGTAAACATGCGCTTGCGCTACAACTTCCGCGACGGTAGGGATTTGTGGATTGTCTACAACGAAACCCTTCATACGGACCGTAAGGGCTGGCATCCAAGGCCACCTTTGTCGCTGGGACGGGCCTTTTTGGTCAAATACACCCATACGTTTATCTGGTAA
- a CDS encoding aldo/keto reductase, which produces MQKRTLGKSGLEVSAIGLGCMRMSFGQAPLPDRKAMIALLRKAVALGITFFDTAEIYGPYTNEALVGEALEPFKGKVIVATKFGLRLEVETGQIVPDSRPEHIRKSVEGSLRRLRLEAIDLYYQHRVDPNVPIEEVAGTISDLIWEGKVRHFGLSEASAQTIRRAHAVCPVTALQSEYALWWRRPEEDILPTCEALGIGFVPYSPLGKGFLTGTIKETTTFDPSDLRSRIPRFSPEARRANLTLIALLNQIAVQKKASPAQIALAWLLAQKPWIVPIPGTTKLDRLKENMEAVRVEFTPDELTTIAEALAQIPIQGARYPEALERMTYL; this is translated from the coding sequence ATGCAAAAACGCACTCTTGGGAAAAGTGGTCTGGAGGTTTCGGCGATTGGGCTGGGTTGCATGCGGATGAGTTTTGGGCAGGCTCCGCTGCCAGACCGAAAAGCAATGATTGCACTGCTGCGCAAAGCAGTGGCGTTGGGAATCACTTTTTTCGATACAGCCGAAATCTATGGCCCTTATACTAACGAAGCATTGGTCGGCGAGGCACTTGAGCCTTTCAAAGGTAAGGTAATTGTTGCCACAAAGTTTGGACTGCGACTCGAGGTGGAAACAGGCCAAATCGTACCCGACAGCCGACCTGAGCACATCCGCAAAAGTGTTGAAGGATCGCTGCGACGGTTGCGTTTAGAGGCTATTGATTTGTATTACCAGCATCGTGTAGATCCGAACGTGCCGATCGAAGAGGTAGCAGGGACCATAAGCGACCTGATCTGGGAGGGTAAAGTCCGCCATTTCGGCCTTTCAGAAGCTTCGGCCCAGACAATCCGTCGAGCGCATGCGGTCTGTCCTGTGACGGCTTTGCAAAGCGAATACGCCCTATGGTGGCGCCGTCCAGAAGAAGATATCCTGCCCACCTGCGAGGCCTTAGGCATCGGGTTCGTTCCTTATAGTCCACTGGGCAAAGGTTTTCTCACAGGGACGATCAAGGAGACCACCACGTTTGATCCCTCCGATTTGCGCAGCCGCATTCCTCGCTTTTCGCCTGAAGCTCGCAGAGCAAACTTAACCTTAATAGCGCTGCTAAACCAGATTGCTGTGCAGAAAAAAGCCTCGCCAGCGCAAATTGCCCTAGCGTGGTTATTGGCCCAAAAACCGTGGATTGTCCCCATTCCGGGCACCACAAAGCTAGATCGGTTAAAGGAAAATATGGAAGCCGTCAGGGTAGAGTTCACCCCGGATGAGCTAACGACAATAGCAGAGGCACTGGCGCAGATCCCAATCCAAGGGGCACGCTATCCCGAAGCATTGGAACGCATGACCTACCTTTGA
- a CDS encoding (R)-mandelonitrile lyase yields the protein MAPDIQVHRNLSWSTGSSEFFTGEVRVQRFEAPAPARVRASKVTFAPGARTAWHSHPLGQILIVTEGRGLVQRWGGAIQEILPGDVVWIPPGVKHWHGATPNAPMTHIAIVEALEGEVVTWMELVTEAQYLGQ from the coding sequence ATGGCGCCTGATATTCAAGTTCACAGAAACCTTTCTTGGAGTACAGGTTCGAGCGAATTTTTTACTGGAGAGGTGCGTGTGCAGCGCTTTGAGGCCCCTGCACCGGCGCGCGTCCGGGCTTCTAAGGTTACATTTGCTCCAGGTGCCCGAACGGCTTGGCATAGCCATCCCCTAGGCCAAATCCTCATTGTAACTGAAGGTCGTGGCCTTGTGCAGCGTTGGGGTGGGGCGATTCAAGAAATTTTACCTGGAGACGTGGTTTGGATTCCCCCTGGCGTGAAGCACTGGCATGGGGCCACGCCAAATGCACCTATGACCCATATTGCCATTGTGGAAGCGCTCGAGGGCGAGGTGGTCACGTGGATGGAGTTGGTTACAGAGGCGCAGTATCTAGGTCAATAA
- the pyrR gene encoding bifunctional pyr operon transcriptional regulator/uracil phosphoribosyltransferase PyrR gives MRRVQILTPAHVARMLDRMAYEVLERNRGGAGLVVVGIQRKGVSVAEKLAARLEQVEGQSFPVNVLDVRPYRDDRDPSLAIEDTSRFQVDTLTARHVLLVDDVLFTGRTVRAALEALLRLGRPRSVQLAVLIDRGHREFPIRADYVGRQVPTKYTERIVVVPEEELSVYIEEPL, from the coding sequence ATGAGGCGGGTGCAAATTTTAACGCCAGCACATGTCGCCCGCATGCTGGATCGGATGGCCTATGAAGTGTTGGAGCGCAACCGTGGTGGAGCGGGATTGGTTGTGGTGGGCATTCAGCGTAAAGGGGTATCGGTAGCGGAGAAACTAGCTGCACGTTTGGAGCAAGTCGAAGGGCAGAGTTTCCCCGTAAATGTGCTCGACGTTCGTCCCTATCGGGACGACAGGGATCCAAGCCTTGCTATAGAAGACACGTCGCGCTTTCAGGTGGATACGCTCACGGCTCGGCATGTTTTGCTGGTCGACGATGTGTTGTTTACGGGGCGTACCGTGCGTGCGGCCTTGGAGGCCCTGCTGCGCCTAGGTAGGCCGCGCAGTGTGCAGCTTGCCGTACTGATTGACCGAGGGCATCGCGAATTCCCGATTCGTGCTGATTACGTAGGGCGTCAGGTGCCTACCAAGTATACAGAACGCATCGTGGTGGTACCTGAAGAGGAGCTCTCGGTCTATATCGAAGAGCCCTTATAA
- a CDS encoding PASTA domain-containing protein — translation MRTRLQHTLAALVRNPYLWKGLLGLFVIALGLYLIVDRWVMPNYTRQDAVQYVPDVRQLPFTQAAQHLEAQGLRVERIPTRQFRPDLPPEIVVDQTPPPQTAVKPGRRIYLMVNAGHRPMVTVPSVIGMSIREAVNRLTALGLRADSLQPDSLPSPYARTITRQYPLPGDSIAEGAQVMLWYSTGLGERIVTVPDVTGLSIAEAQRILLAHHLRSVVVEPAEETEATAADSSRLVIRQSREPGTQVREGFEIRLFVAPRDSL, via the coding sequence ATGCGAACCCGCCTTCAGCACACGCTAGCAGCCTTAGTGCGGAATCCTTATCTCTGGAAGGGTCTATTGGGCCTTTTTGTGATCGCTTTAGGGCTCTACCTGATTGTCGACCGTTGGGTGATGCCAAACTACACTCGGCAGGACGCGGTGCAATACGTGCCTGATGTCCGCCAACTTCCGTTTACGCAGGCTGCGCAGCATCTTGAAGCCCAAGGCCTTCGCGTTGAGCGCATCCCAACCCGCCAGTTTCGCCCAGATCTTCCCCCGGAAATCGTAGTGGACCAAACGCCTCCGCCACAAACAGCCGTCAAGCCCGGAAGACGCATTTATTTGATGGTAAACGCAGGCCACCGTCCTATGGTTACGGTCCCTTCGGTCATTGGGATGTCTATCCGCGAAGCCGTTAACCGCCTGACCGCGCTGGGCCTGCGTGCCGACAGCCTGCAACCGGATTCTTTGCCTTCTCCCTATGCCCGCACCATCACGCGGCAGTATCCTCTACCCGGCGACTCCATCGCCGAAGGCGCTCAGGTCATGCTTTGGTACAGCACCGGCCTGGGCGAACGCATCGTCACGGTGCCTGATGTTACCGGCCTTAGCATCGCTGAGGCACAACGTATCCTTTTGGCGCATCATCTGCGTTCTGTAGTGGTCGAGCCTGCAGAAGAAACCGAGGCCACAGCAGCTGACAGCTCGCGCTTAGTCATCCGTCAAAGCCGCGAGCCAGGTACGCAGGTTCGGGAAGGGTTTGAAATTCGCCTCTTTGTTGCGCCGCGTGACAGCTTATAA